A genomic stretch from Setaria viridis chromosome 1, Setaria_viridis_v4.0, whole genome shotgun sequence includes:
- the LOC117856231 gene encoding uncharacterized protein encodes MEEVGEGRGGTSGHATWTSAMSALMLSHLNDLVATGLKTSKGFKKHLFNGCARAINEKFTTRITGEQVKNHLKTWQKRYAKINRLKKLSAALFDEENCMITLDEEHYNGHVHDHKSDAEFLNKPLLHYREMEAIFGNSMATGNFAKDTSAPLGREEDEGESQEEGDEVTGHGLSDGPTNQGATSCASRPSKKAKVAAMEEDGLVAAFKSVGENLAAAIKLVAKPDNELPADLFDILNQLPGFTSAHISFYYAHLVANPHIGKAFYNLPFEHKLNWITMFIAEKFPGM; translated from the exons ATGGAGGAAGTAGGTGAAGGGCGTGGGGGAACTAGTGGGCATGCTACATGGACATCCGCCATGTCTGCTTTAATGCTCTCTCACCTCAATGATTTGGTGGCTACTGGTTTGAAGACATCAAAGGGCTTTAAGAAACACCTTTTCAATGGTTGTGCTAGGGCTATCAATGAGAAGTTCACCACAAGGATCACTGGTGAGCAAGTCAAGAATCATTTGAAAACATGGCAGAAAAGGTATGCAAAGATAAATAGATTGAAGAAGTTGAGTGCAGCCCTCTTTGATGAAGAAAACTGCATGATTACACTAGATGAGGAGCACTACAACGGTCATGTCCAT GATCACAAGTCTGATGCTGAGTTCTTGAACAAGCCCCTCTTGCACTATAGAGAGATGGAGGCAATATTTGGTAATAGCATGGCTACTGGAAATTTTGCAAAAGACACAAGTGCACCTCTAGGtagagaggaggatgagggtgAAAGTCAGGAAGAGGGGGATGAGGTTACTGGTCATGGTCTAAGTGATGGGCCTACCAATCAAGGGGCAACATCTTGTGCTAGTAGACCAAGTAAGAAGGCCAAGGTAGCTGCAATGGAGGAGGATGGGCTGGTTGCCGCTTTCAAAAGTGTAGGTGAGAACCTTGCTGCTGCCATAAAATTGGTTGCTAAACCTGATAATGAGCTGCCAGCTGACCTATTTGACATCTTGAACCAACTTCCTGGTTTTACTTCAGCACACATATCTTTCTACTATGCTCATTTGGTGGCCAATCCTCACATTGGCAAAGCTTTCTATAATCTGCCATTCGAGCACAAGTTAAATTGGATCACAATGTTCATCGCTGAGAAGTTCCCTGGAATGTAA
- the LOC117834156 gene encoding secretory carrier-associated membrane protein 5, protein MNHDPNPFDEGADDNPFSNGGGGGGGARGGGGKSQFGFRPAEPVGFGGGRGDATVDIPLDTMNDSKGKAKELSQWESDLRRRDADIRRREEALRSAGVPMEDKNWPPFFPIIHHDIANEIPANAQKLQYLAFASWLGIVLCLFWNFIAVIVCWIRGGDSKLFFLATIYGMLGIPLSYLMWYRPLYRAMRTDSAFSFGWFFLCYLLHIGFCVFAAIAPPIIFRGKSLTGILAAIDTFSDHAIVGIFYFVGFALFCLETLVSIWVLQKVYMYFRGHK, encoded by the exons ATGAACCACGATCCCAACCCCTTCGACGAGGGCGCCGACGACAACCCCTTCTCG aatggaggaggaggaggtgggggagcgcgcggcggaggcggcaagTCGCAGTTCGGGTTCCGGCCGGCGGAGCCCGTCGGGTTCGGCGGTGGCAGGGGCGACGCGACCGTCGACATCCCCCTCGACACCATGAAC GATTCGAAGGGCAAGGCGAAGGAGCTGTCGCAGTGGGAATCAGATCTCAGGAGGCGAGATGCG GATAtcaggaggagggaggaagccCTCAGGAGCG CTGGGGTGcccatggaggacaagaactggCCACCATTCTTCCCAATCATCCACCACGACATTGCCAATGAGATACCAGCAAACGCTCAGAAGTTGCAGTATCTTGCGTTCGCGAGCTGGCTTG GCATTGTGCTTTGTCTCTTCTGGAATTTTATTGCTGTCATAGTCTGTTGGATCAGAGGGGGAG ATTCCAAACTATTTTTCCTGGCTACTATCTATGGTATGCTTGGCATCCCTTTGTCTTACTTGATGTGGTATAGGCCTCTGTACCGAGCAATGAG AACTGACAGTGCTTTCAGCTTTGGATGGTTTTTCCTCTGCTACCTG CTCCACATTGGCTTTTGCGTATTTGCCGCCATTGCTCCTCCAATTATATTCCGTGGAAAATCATTAAC GGGTATATTGGCTGCAATTGACACTTTCTCAGATCATGCGATAGTTGGG ATCTTTTACTTTGTCGGATTTGCCTTGTTTTGCTTGGAGACACTTGTGAGCATATGGGTTCTTCAG AAAGTATACATGTACTTCAGAGGGCACAAGTAG
- the LOC117856222 gene encoding protein ALP1-like codes for MDKRTKIVSCAAAAYMLLSMMAVIIQSRKRKRCTRRFGITYGPMEARDRMRVDYLNNKIWKDDTTCLNMLRFNRGKFFRFCNLFRERGLLQDTCNLCVEQQVGMFLNTVGHNLRNRLVGTNFDRSGETVSRYFNKVLRAIGELRGELIRPPSLDTPSKIAGNNRWDPYFKDCIGAIDGTYVRASVPKNIEHAFRGRKSVCTQNVMAAVDFDLRFTYVLAGWEGAAHDALILRDALERENGLRVPQGKFYLVDAGYGAKPGFLPPFRGVRYHLNEWGSNPVQNEKELFNLRHSSLRVTIERAFGALKRRFKILDDATPFFPFPTQVDIVCACCIIHNWVIQDGRDEFFAEDTNWPSYNHASTRTGQENEHAAMVNFRQQLADQMWADRQNNNVN; via the exons ATGGATAAGAGGACCAAGATTGTAagttgtgctgctgctgcatacaTGCTGTTGTCAATGATGGCGGTGATTATTCAGTCTAGGAAACGTAAACGATGTACAAGAAGATTTGGTATTACCTATGGGCCTATGGAGGCAAGAGATAGGATGAGAGTAGATTATCTAAATAACAAAATTTGGAAGGATGACACAACTTGCTTGAACATGTTAAGATTTAATAGAGGCAAGTTCTTTCGGTTTTGCAATCTTTTTAGAGAGCGTGGGTTGCTTCAAGATACATGTAACTTGTGTGTTGAGCAACAAGTGGGTATGTTTCTAAATACAGTGGGGCATAACCTTAGGAATAGGTTAGTAGGAACTAATTTTGATAGATCGGGAGAAACAGTTAGCCGTTATTTCAACAAAGTACTCCGTGCTATTGGGGAGCTGCGAGGGGAACTAATTAGGCCCCCGTCTTTGGACACTCCAAGCAAAATTGCAGGAAACAACAGATGGGATCCTTACTTTAAG gATTGTATTGGAGCTATTGATGGTACTTATGTAAGAGCATCTGTTCCTAAGAACATTGAGCATGCCTTTCGTGGTAGGAAATCCGTTTGCACACAAAATGTAATGGCAGCTGTAGATTTTGATCTACGTTTCACCTATGTGTTGGCTGGTTGGGAAGGGGCTGCACATGATGCTCTAATTTTACGTGATGCTTTAGAACGTGAGAATGGCCTTCGTGTTCCACAAG GCAAGTTCTACCTAGTCGATGCTGGATATGGAGCCAAACCAGGATTTTTGCCCCCCTTTCGTGGTGTTCGGTACCACTTAAATGAATGGGGAAGTAATCCAGTTCAAAATGAGAAGGAATTGTTCAACCTTAGACACTCATCACTACGTGTCACTATAGAGCGGGCATTTGGGGCACTAAAGAGGAGATTCAAAATTCTTGATGATGCTACTCCATTCTTCCCTTTTCCAACACAAGTAGATATTGTTTGTGCTTGCTGCATTATTCACAATTGGGTCATACAAGATGGGCGTGATGAGTTCTTTGCAGAGGATACTAATTGGCCAAGCTACAACCATGCTTCCACACGCACTGGCCAAGAAAATGAGCATGCTGCTATGGTTAATTTCAGGCAGCAGCTAGCAGATCAGATGTGGGCAGACCGTCAAAACAATAATGTTAACTAA
- the LOC117834135 gene encoding phosphoribulokinase, chloroplastic has translation MAISSAHTTTSLHSPCTTVSNAGFRQKQVIFFTSNRRGGRRHGGARTFQISCSVEKPVVIGLAADSGCGKSTFMRRLTSVFGGAAEPPKGGNPDSNTLISDTTTVICLDDYHSLDRTGRKEKGVTALDPRANNFDLMYEQVKAIKEGQTIEKPIYNHVTGLLDPPEVITPPKIFVIEGLHPMFDERVRDLLDFSIYLDISDEVKFAWKIQRDMAERGHSLESIQASIEARKPDFDAFIDPQKQYADAVIEVLPTQLIPDDNEGKVLRVKLIMKEGVKHFNPVYLFDEGSSISWVPCGRKLTCSYPGIKFAYGPDTYFGHEVSVLEMDGQFDRLDELIYVESHLSNLSTKFYGEVTQQMLKHADFPGSNNGTGLFQTIVGLKIRDLYEQIVAERAGAPVESAKV, from the exons ATGGCGATCAGCAGCGCGCACACCACCACCTCTCTGCACTCCCCATGCACAACCGTCTCGAACGCAGGATTCAGGCAGAAGCAAGTCATCTTCTTCACCAGCAACAGGAGAGGCGGCAGAAGGCACGGAGGGGCAAGAACCTTCCAGATTTCATGCTCCGTCGAGAAGCCAGTGGTGATTGGCCTGGCAGCAGACTCGGGATGCGGGAAGAGTACCTTCATGCGCCGGCTCACCAGTGTGTTTGGTGGTGCCGCAGAGCCACCCAAGGGCGGGAACCCGGACTCCAACACGCTCATCAGTGACACCACGACCGTGATATGCCTTGATGACTACCATTCCTTGGACAGAaccgggaggaaggagaagggtgTGACAGCCCTCGACCCAAGGGCGAACAACTTTGATCTCATGTATGAGCAGGTGAAGGCAATCAAAGAAGGCCAGACAATTGAGAAGCCAATCTACAACCATGTCACTGGCCTCCTCGACCCACCAGAGGTTATCACGCCCCCAAAGATTTTTGTCATTGAGGGCTTGCACCCAAT GTTCGATGAGCGTGTGAGGGACCTACTAGATTTCAGTATTTACTTGGACATCAGTGATGAGGTTAAGTTTGCATGGAAAATTCAG CGGGACATGGCAGAGCGTGGGCACAGCCTTGAAAGCATCCAGGCTAGTATTGAAGCGAGGAAACCAGATTTTGATGCCTTCATCG ATCCGCAGAAGCAATATGCTGATGCTGTGATTGAAGTTCTGCCAACCCAGTTGATTCCTGATGACAATGAAGGAAAGGTGCTGCGTGTTAAATTGATCATGAAAGAAGGCGTGAAGCACTTCAACCCAGTTTACCTCTTCGATGAAGGATCAAGCATCAGCTGGGTACCTTGTGGAAGAAAGCTCACATGCTCTTACCCTGGCATCAAATTTGCATATGGCCCGGACACTTACTTTGGCCATGAG GTATCAGTGCTGGAGATGGATGGGCAATTTGACAGACTAGATGAGCTCATCTACGTGGAGAGCCATCTAAGCAACCTCTCAACTAAATTCTACGGAGAGGTGACACAGCAAATGCTAAAGCATGCAGACTTCCCAGGAAGCAACAATGGAACAGGTCTCTTCCAGACCATCGTTGGACTGAAGATTAGAGATCTCTATGAACAGATAGTTGCTGAGAGGGCTGGTGCACCAGTTGAGTCAGCGAAAGTTTAA
- the LOC117834145 gene encoding uncharacterized protein — protein MKPLETRPPTAVVPAMPEFRDWGNLPELPLSEVLRRVLPCLRSVYAFAAVCRPWRRLLRASAANLLRPGMPPFLLNPFPRSRAVGAFSQRVLERPLPYRADLAAEGAILLSASRGHLLLLPCRGLSEGEPRIIIIDALTGADRREIVLPSPRFACHYAALLPTHLLVFHSKHAFFSLPFPDPNPDTSSSGPHWTKHSLPRPASFVTGILEFRGRVLGLTDRAQLLEFRLCASPQGHTVQMLPAAGLPDATTFDRWHFGPRLVAAGDRLLLVLFKLEPKSGSLYQDRREVKKVAIYGLDMARMRWEEVENIGAYSIFVDCAGKSAAACMDVGSCGVEENRVYVVATGRRWRSFPPGWEAPLGDANNGPFSRFAMGRQPWPSKIWVYPPLFF, from the coding sequence ATGAAACCGCTCGAGACACGCCCGCCCACCGCCGTCGTGCCTGCGATGCCGGAGTTCCGCGACTGGGGCAACCTGCCCGAGCTACCGCTCTCGGAGGTGCTGCGGCGCgtcctcccctgcctccgctCCGTCTACGCCTTCGCGGCCGTCTGCCGCCCTTGGCGCCGCCtgctccgcgcctccgccgccaaccTCCTCCGCCCCGGCATGCCCCCGTTCCTCCTCAATCCCTTTCCCAGATCCCGCGCCGTCGGCGCCTTCTCCCAGCGCGTCCTGGAGCGCCCGCTCCCCTAccgcgccgacctcgccgccgagggcGCGATCCTCCTGTCCGCCTCTcgcggccacctcctcctcctcccctgccgcgGCCTGTCCGAAGGCGAACCccgcatcatcatcatcgacgCTCTCACCGGCGCCGACCGCCGCGAGATCGTGCTCCCGTCCCCTCGCTTCGCATGCCACTACGCCGCCCTCTTGCCGACCCACCTCCTCGTCTTCCACTCCAAGCAcgccttcttctccctccccttccccgaCCCAAACCCCGATACCAGCTCCTCCGGTCCCCACTGGACCAAGCACAGCCTCCCCCGCCCCGCGTCCTTCGTCACGGGCATCCTCGAATTCCGCGGTCGCGTCCTCGGCTTGACCGACCGCGCGCAGCTGCTCGAGTTCCGCCTCTGCGCCAGTCCCCAAGGCCACACCGTCCAAATGCTGCCAGCCGCCGGCCTCCCAGACGCCACCACGTTCGATCGGTGGCACTTTGGGCCCCGTCTGGTCGCTGCTGGCGATCGGCTTCTGCTGGTGCTCTTCAAGCTGGAGCCGAAATCGGGCTCCTTGTATCAGGATAGAAGGGAAGTGAAGAAGGTGGCCATCTACGGGCTTGACATGGCACGGATGAGGTGGGAGGAAGTGGAGAACATTGGGGCGTATAGCATCTTTGTGGACTGTGCCGGCAAGAGTGCTGCTGCGTGCATGGATGTGGGAAGCTGTGGCGTGGAGGAGAACCGAGTTTATGTTGTGGCTACTGGGCGCCGCTGGAGATCATTCCCTCCAGGGTGGGAGGCGCCTCTCGGCGATGCTAACAATGGACCATTTAGCAGATTTGCAATGGGTCGGCAGCCATGGCCATCAAAGATATGGGTTTATCCACCACTCTTCTTTTGA